From the Streptomyces nodosus genome, the window GCTGCCGCACGGGAACTGGTCGGCCCCGCCCCCGTATCTGGACGGCACCGGCACCCCCTACGGCGACTGGCTGTGCGCCGTCTTCGACCGCTGGTGGGGAGCGGGACGGCGGGAGACCCGGGTACGTCTCTTCGAGGAATGCCTGGCGCTGCTGCTGGGGCTGCCGGCCGCCACGGAGTCGCTCGGCCTGGCACCGTTCGACGCGGTGGTGGTGGAGACGGACGGGTCCATCGAGCAGGTGGACTCGCTGAAATCGGCGTACGAGGGCGCCGCGCGCACCGGCCTCGACGTGTTCCGCCACTCCTTCGACGAGGCGCTGCGCCATCCCGGCGTCGCGGCACGGCAGGCGGGCGCCGCCGCACTGGCCGCGCGGTGCCGGGCGTGTCCCCTGCTCACCGTCTGCGGAGGCGGCCAGTACGCCCACCGCTACCGAGCCGGGGACGGCTTCGCCCATCCCTCCGTGTACTGCACCGACCTTCAGCGATTCATCCGCCATGTGGCGAAGCGGCTCGCCGACGGCGCGACGGCGCCCCGGGCGTCCGCCCCCGCCGTCCCAGGGGAAGGGAGAGCCCCGTGATGCTTCCGGCGGTCACCGGCCGGGCCCTCGCCGAACTCGGCCGCACCGAGGGCGGCCCCGACACCCTCGCGCTCCTGGTGCGCGACCAGGACACCCGACGACTGCTGACGCTGCGCGCGGTCCTCGACGCGGTGGACGGCGCGGACGACACCCTGTGCCCGCCCCGGGCGCGGGCGCGGATGCGCGAGGACTGGGCGCTGCTGGTGGCGGCGGACGGGGGAGGGACGGAACCCGCCCAGGGCACCCCCGGGCCCCCGCACTCCGCGTCCACCGCCCGCCGCTCACCCGCCCGGGACCGGCTGCTTCACCCCCTGATCGGCCCCTGGGCCGGCCGCTGTCTGCGCGGCCTGGACCCGGGAGCGGGGCCGCCGGACGAGGAGCGCGCCCGGGAACTCGCGCGGGACCTGGCCCACTTCGGCGCCGTGGCCGCGGTGGCGGCGGCCCGGGCCGGGATCTCCTTCACCGTACGGCTGACGGCCCGGGACGGAGTGCTGGCGCTGCCGTCCCTCGGGGCGCTGCACACGGCGGAGAGCGGGGACGCGGTGGTGGAGGTCGTCCACCGGCGGGGCCGGCTGACGGTGCGGCAACGCGGCGCCCAGGACGTCGTGGTGCACCCGGAGAACGGGATCGGCGCCTGGTCGGGCTCGCTCGCCTGGACCCCCGCCTATGCCCTGCCGGGCCTCGTCCCCGGGGCCGCCCCCATGCCCCTGGACGACCTCGACCCCTACCGCACCGCCCGCGGCGGGCGACGCCACCGCACCATGAGCGGCCCGGCGACACTGGACGAGCCCGAGCGCAAACGCTGGGCGCAGGCCTGGGCGGGCACGGCCGGGGCGCTGGCCCTGGGGGGAGAGAGCCGGCTCGTGGAGGCCGTCACCCTGCTGCGCTGCCTGGTCCCGCTGGCCGCCCCGCCGGGCACCGCCACCGGCGAAGGAGGCGGCGGAAGCTGCAGCGCCACGCGTCGCGAGGCGTTCGGGGCCCTGCTCAGCAGCACCCCGCCGACGGCGACGGTGTTCGCCGCCACCCTGGTGCACGAGCTGAACCATGCCAAACTCGCGGCGCTCGGCGAGATGGTGGTGCTCCATCAGGCCGATGCCGGCGAGCGGTACTTCGCCCCCTGGCGGCCGGACCCGAGGCCCTACGACGGTCTGCTCCAGGGCGCCTATGCGCATCTGGCGCTCGCGGACCACCACCAACGCTGCGCTCTGGCCGCCGTACGGCCCGCCGACCGGGAGGCGGCGTGGGCCCTGCACGCGCGCTATCTGACGCAGGTGGGGGCGGCGCTGCCGGCCCTCGTCGGTTCGCCCCGGCTCACCGCCGTGGGAAGGCGGTTCGTGGACGCGATGGTCGCCACCCACCAGAGGCTGGCCGCACAGCCGGCGCCGCGTGGTCATATGGTCCGGGCGCAGGCGTATGTCGAGGCCGCCCGCACCCTGTGGACACAGCGCCACGCGTCCCCGCTCTCCCCCGCCGAATGAGCGAAGGTCCCCGTGGCGGAGGGCGTCTTGCGCAAAGATCGTCACGACGCACAGAGAGCCGAAGCATCGCACGCCGGTCGCGCCCGGCGGCCTACCGGAGTACGGCGCCTAGGTTCTAGGATTTTTCGGGATGAGCCAGGGAGGCCGCTGCATGTCCGGAGCTCGTACGCCGGTCGGACCGACCGAGAAGGGGGCCGGGAGGCAGACCGTCACGATCAGCTTCGCCGGGTTCAACCGGGCCTGGGCGGCCTGGATCGGCGACCGGCTCGAGCGCCGGGGTCTGCGGGTGGTGTATCTGCGCTGGGACTCCCCGTCGGGGATCCCCCTCGAGGACCTGCTGCGCGATCTGAAGCTCGCCGAGGGCCGCATCCTGATCGTCGTCAGCGAGTGGTACTTCCAGCTGGGCCCGCGCACCCACGAGGAGTGGAACGCGGCCCTGCGCGCGGTCGTGGGTCCCGACCCGTCCCGTTTCGCCGCCGTCTCCGTCACCACGTCCGCCGTGCCCGCGGCGTCCGCCGTGCTCGCCGCCGTCGACCTGACCAACATGGGCGCCGAGGAGGCCGAGCGCCGGCTGCTGGACCGGCTGGACCTGCCCGCCCAGCCGCAGTCAGAGCCCGCGCACGACGCCCGGCGCGGGCCGCGCTTCCCCGCCGCCATGCCCGAGGTCTGGGGCGGTGTGCCGCGCCGCAACACGCGCTTCACCGGCCGCGAGACCCTGCTGAACGACGCCTACCACCTGCTGCAGGGCGCCGAGCCCGGTGCGGGGGTGCTCACCCTGCACGGCATGTCGGGTGTCGGCAAGACCCAGACCGCCGCCGAGTATGTCTACCGGTTCGGCTCCGAGTACGACGTGGTGTGGTGGGTCAACGCGGAGAAGAGGGTCGGCTACCGCCGTCTGCTCGCCGAACTCGCCCCGAAGCTGGGCCTCGCCACGGGCCAGGAGTACGGCGAGCGCCTGCGCGCCGTCCGTGACTCGCTGCGCCGGGGCGATCCGTACGCCCGCTGGCTGCTGGTCCTGGACGGCGCGGACGAGCCGGACCAGATCTGGGACCTGGTGCCGACCGGCCCGGGGCATGTGCTGATCACCTCGCGCAACCCGGAGTGGACCGAGCACAACAGCAGACTGCTCGAGGTGCCGGTGTACCAGCGCTATGAGTCGGTGGCCTTCATCCGACGCCGCGCCCCACGGCTGACCGAGGCCGAGGCCGACCAGCTCGCCGAGGCCCTGGAGGACCTTCCGCTGCTGCTGGACCAGACGGCCGGCTGGCTCAACGACTCCGATCTCTCGGTCGACGACTACATCGGCCTCCTGGAGGGCGGCATCGACCAGGACGTGGTCAAGGTGTCCGCGGACTTCCCGCTCGCCTTCCAGACCGCGTGGTCGATACTGCTGAACAAGCTGCGTGAGACCGTCCCGGAGTCCGTGGACCTGCTGCGGCTGTGCACCTTCTTCGCGCCCGGCTTCGTCCCCGTGCGGCTGCTCAAGGAGATGCCGCACGACGAACTGCCGGAGCAGGTCGCCGGGTTGCTCAACGACCCGCTGCTGTGGAACAAGGCGATCAACCAGCTGCGCCAGTACTCCGTGGTCCGCCTGGAGTCCCACGACACGACCGCCGACGACCCCTCGGCCACCGGCGAGTCGCTGTATCTGCACCGCATGGTGCACCAGATCGTCGGCGAGGACATGCCGGCCGAGGACCGCGAGGAGTTCATCACGGTGGTGCGGCAGGCCCTGGCGGCGGCGGACCCCCGCAGACCGACGGACCCGGACCTGTGGCCCGCCTACGCGGAGATCGTCCCCCATCTGAAGTACGCGGACGTCCTCAACAGCACCGACCCCGCCATCCAGCGCCTGGTCTTCAACTGCCTGCGGTACATGTACTTCTCGGGCGAGTACCGGGCGGGGATCAAGCTCGGCGAGCGCGCCCTGGCGACCTGGCGTGCCCTGCTGGGCGAGGCCCACCCGCGCATCTGGGAGCTGACGTACCACTACGCCAACCTGCTGCGCGCGGTCGGCGACTACGCCCGTACCGAGGCCATCGAGCGGGTCGCCGTCGACCATCTGCGCCAGGAGCGCGGGCCGCAGGACCTGGAGCATCTCCGCGCGTCGAGCGGCCTCGCCGCGGATCTGCGCGGCCTGGGCCGCTACGACGAGGCGTTCCAGGTCTCCCAGTGGACCCTGGCGGCGTATCGCGAACTCCTCGGCGAACAGGACTCCCGGACCCTGAACGCCCAGAACAACCTCGGGGCCACCCTGGTGCTGCTCGGCCGCTACGAGGAGGCTCTGGAGAGCGACCGCCGGACCCTCGAGGCACGACGCCAGTTGCTGAGGGCACGCCACCCCTGGACGCTCTACTCGGAGACCTCCTACGCCATCGATCTGCGCCTGCTGGGGCGCTACGGCGAGGCCGAGTCGGTCCAGACGAAGAACGTCAGGGAACAGCTGCGGGTGCTGGGCGCCAAGAACCCCTACACCCTGAAGGCCCGGCACAACCTGGCCTGCTGTCACTACCGCAGCGGCGACCGCGAGCAGGCGGGGAAGCTCTTCGCCGATGTGCTGGAACAGTCGGAGCGGGTGCTGGGCGAGACCAATCCGGACACGCTCCGGTACGCCGTCAGCCAGAGCTGCTTCACCCGCGAGCACGGCGACATCGACCAGGCGCGTGAGCTCAGCGAGGCCACCATCGCCCGCTATGAGGTGATGCTCGCCGAAGGCCATCCCTTCGTCGCCGGAGCCCGCGCCAACCACGCCCTCATCCTGCGCGGCGTGGGCGAGCGGGACCACGCCCATGTCCTGGTCGAGCAGGCGCTGACGGACATGACCGCGGCCGTGGGCCCGGACCACCCCTGGACCCTGGGCTGTGCGGTCAACGCCTCGGCCCTGCGCAGCCTCGTCGGGGATCCGGAGTCGGCGGCCGAACTCAGCGGGACCACGGCCGCCCGGGCCGCCGAGGTGCTGGGGCGGACGCATCCACTGACCCTCTCCGCCCGTATCGCCCGGGCCGCGGACCTCCGTTCACTGCGGGACGGGCGGCAGGCGGAGAAGCTGGAGCAGGAGGCGCTGTCCGATCTCGCCGCGACGCTCGGCCCGCAGCATGTCCACACCATCTCGGCCCGCGCCCGCAGCCGCCCGTTCTGGGACTTCGAACCCCAGACCACCTGACACGGACCGCCCTCGGAACACGGCGAAGGGCCCGGCCCCGGGGAATCCTCCCCGGGGCCGGGCCCTTTCGTCACGCGGGCTCAGTGGCTCACGCGTCGAACACCTCACGCATCAGCTGCTCCTGCTCGGCCTGGTGCCGCTTCGCGGAACCGACCGCCGGGGACGAGCCGTGCGGCCGCGAGATGCGACGCAGACGCTCGCCGGCCGGGATGTCCGCGCCGACCGCCAGGTCCAGGTGGTCGATGAGGTTCAGGGCGATGAACGGCCAGGCACCCTGGTTCGCCGGCTCCTCCTGGGCCCACAGGTACTTCTCGGCGTTGGGGTACTTCTTGATCTCCGCCTGGAGCTCGGCACCCGCCAGCGGGTACAGCCGCTCCAGCCGGATGATCGCCGTGTCGGTCGCACCGCGCTTGCGGCGCTCGGCGTCCAGGTCGTAGTAGACCTTGCCCGCCGTGAAGACGACCTTGCGCACGGCGGCCGGGTCGACCGAGTCGTCGCCGATGACCGGGCGGAACTGGCCCGAGGTGAACTCCTCCGCCTTCGACGCGGCGGCCTTCAGACGCAGCATCGACTTCGGGGTGAAGACCACCAGCGGCTTGTGGTGCGGGTTGTGCACCTGCCACCGCAGGAGGTGGAAGTAGTTCGAGGGCAGGGTCGGCATCGCGACCGTCATGTTGTTCTGGGCGCAGAGCTGGAGGAACCGCTCGGGGCGCGCGGACGAGTGGTCCGGGCCCTGGCCCTCGTAGCCGTGCGGCAGGAGGAGGGTGACGCCGGACGTCTGGCCCCACTTCTGCTCCGCCGACGAGACGAACTCGTCCACGACCGTCTGCGCGCCGTTGACGAAGTCGCCGAACTGCGCCTCCCACATCACCAGCGCGTCCGGGCGGGCCAGCGAGTAGCCGTACTCGAAGCCCATCGCCGCGTACTCGGACAGCAGCGAGTCATAGACGTTGTAGCGCGCCTGGTCCTCGGACAGGTACTGCAGCGGGGTGTAGTCCTCGCCCGTCTCACGGTCGATGATGACCGCGTGGCGCTGGCCGAAGGTGCCGCGGCGCGAGTCCTGGCCCGACAGCCGGACCGGGACGCCCTCGAGCAGCAGCGAGCCGATCGCCAGGGTCTCGCCCATGCCCCAGTCGATGGTGCCGTCCTCGACCATCGCCGCCCGGCGCT encodes:
- the fxsT gene encoding FxSxx-COOH system tetratricopeptide repeat protein, which produces MSGARTPVGPTEKGAGRQTVTISFAGFNRAWAAWIGDRLERRGLRVVYLRWDSPSGIPLEDLLRDLKLAEGRILIVVSEWYFQLGPRTHEEWNAALRAVVGPDPSRFAAVSVTTSAVPAASAVLAAVDLTNMGAEEAERRLLDRLDLPAQPQSEPAHDARRGPRFPAAMPEVWGGVPRRNTRFTGRETLLNDAYHLLQGAEPGAGVLTLHGMSGVGKTQTAAEYVYRFGSEYDVVWWVNAEKRVGYRRLLAELAPKLGLATGQEYGERLRAVRDSLRRGDPYARWLLVLDGADEPDQIWDLVPTGPGHVLITSRNPEWTEHNSRLLEVPVYQRYESVAFIRRRAPRLTEAEADQLAEALEDLPLLLDQTAGWLNDSDLSVDDYIGLLEGGIDQDVVKVSADFPLAFQTAWSILLNKLRETVPESVDLLRLCTFFAPGFVPVRLLKEMPHDELPEQVAGLLNDPLLWNKAINQLRQYSVVRLESHDTTADDPSATGESLYLHRMVHQIVGEDMPAEDREEFITVVRQALAAADPRRPTDPDLWPAYAEIVPHLKYADVLNSTDPAIQRLVFNCLRYMYFSGEYRAGIKLGERALATWRALLGEAHPRIWELTYHYANLLRAVGDYARTEAIERVAVDHLRQERGPQDLEHLRASSGLAADLRGLGRYDEAFQVSQWTLAAYRELLGEQDSRTLNAQNNLGATLVLLGRYEEALESDRRTLEARRQLLRARHPWTLYSETSYAIDLRLLGRYGEAESVQTKNVREQLRVLGAKNPYTLKARHNLACCHYRSGDREQAGKLFADVLEQSERVLGETNPDTLRYAVSQSCFTREHGDIDQARELSEATIARYEVMLAEGHPFVAGARANHALILRGVGERDHAHVLVEQALTDMTAAVGPDHPWTLGCAVNASALRSLVGDPESAAELSGTTAARAAEVLGRTHPLTLSARIARAADLRSLRDGRQAEKLEQEALSDLAATLGPQHVHTISARARSRPFWDFEPQTT
- a CDS encoding aKG-HExxH-type peptide beta-hydroxylase, whose translation is MLPAVTGRALAELGRTEGGPDTLALLVRDQDTRRLLTLRAVLDAVDGADDTLCPPRARARMREDWALLVAADGGGTEPAQGTPGPPHSASTARRSPARDRLLHPLIGPWAGRCLRGLDPGAGPPDEERARELARDLAHFGAVAAVAAARAGISFTVRLTARDGVLALPSLGALHTAESGDAVVEVVHRRGRLTVRQRGAQDVVVHPENGIGAWSGSLAWTPAYALPGLVPGAAPMPLDDLDPYRTARGGRRHRTMSGPATLDEPERKRWAQAWAGTAGALALGGESRLVEAVTLLRCLVPLAAPPGTATGEGGGGSCSATRREAFGALLSSTPPTATVFAATLVHELNHAKLAALGEMVVLHQADAGERYFAPWRPDPRPYDGLLQGAYAHLALADHHQRCALAAVRPADREAAWALHARYLTQVGAALPALVGSPRLTAVGRRFVDAMVATHQRLAAQPAPRGHMVRAQAYVEAARTLWTQRHASPLSPAE